In one window of Ruminococcus hominis DNA:
- a CDS encoding SIS domain-containing protein has translation MFNFDVPRYEKVVGDAIALRPQIEKAVDEICQEGYSNIFFIGCGGTYAHSLPMKYWFDTTSEIETHSVIAAEFMVSGHKRFTKDSVCVFSTRSGNTKEIVAAIKYCKEAGARTLVYVSNDNTPACEYADYKFFSFAEDDCLCEAIYTYMITLLARFKKNAGEFDKYDEFVEQYSKIVPYLLKAKEQYEDRCAKMAVEHKDTDYHMVIGSGMLWGEAYDYAMCILEEMQWIKTKSIHAAEYFHGTLELVEEDTSLILFYGEDETRPLMDRVKNFSEKVTKVINIFDTKEVELPFTDAEYRKIVSPMIMYAITERLSCHLEKERNHPLTTRRYYRQMEY, from the coding sequence ATGTTTAATTTTGATGTACCACGTTACGAAAAAGTTGTAGGAGATGCAATTGCATTAAGACCACAGATTGAGAAAGCAGTTGATGAGATTTGCCAGGAGGGGTATTCAAACATTTTCTTTATTGGATGCGGCGGAACTTATGCACATTCACTTCCAATGAAATATTGGTTTGATACAACTTCAGAGATTGAAACACACTCAGTAATTGCAGCAGAATTCATGGTATCAGGACATAAGAGATTCACAAAAGATTCAGTATGTGTATTCTCTACAAGAAGTGGAAATACAAAAGAGATTGTAGCAGCAATCAAATATTGTAAAGAGGCAGGAGCAAGAACTCTGGTATATGTATCAAATGATAATACACCAGCTTGTGAATATGCAGATTATAAGTTCTTCAGTTTCGCAGAAGATGATTGCCTGTGTGAAGCAATTTATACATATATGATTACATTACTGGCAAGATTCAAAAAGAATGCAGGAGAATTTGATAAATATGATGAGTTTGTAGAGCAGTACAGCAAGATTGTTCCATATCTCTTGAAAGCAAAAGAGCAGTATGAAGATAGATGTGCAAAAATGGCAGTAGAACATAAAGATACAGATTATCATATGGTAATCGGATCTGGAATGCTTTGGGGAGAAGCTTACGACTATGCAATGTGTATCCTCGAAGAGATGCAGTGGATTAAAACAAAATCTATCCATGCAGCAGAATATTTCCATGGAACACTGGAACTTGTAGAAGAAGATACAAGCTTAATCCTCTTCTACGGAGAAGATGAGACAAGACCATTAATGGATCGTGTTAAAAACTTCTCTGAGAAAGTAACAAAAGTTATTAATATTTTTGATACAAAAGAAGTTGAACTTCCATTTACAGATGCTGAATACAGAAAAATTGTTTCTCCAATGATCATGTATGCAATTACAGAAAGATTAAGTTGCCATCTTGAAAAAGAGAGAAATCATCCACTTACAACTAGAAGATACTATCGTCAGATGGAATATTAA
- a CDS encoding SIS domain-containing protein, translating to MMVKFDENQILKNGEYIYAQRAEIEKIADAVCEKGFDNILFTSSGGSLAMMQPFDYMISVMSNLNVQSQISAELLVEGNNHLTDKTLVFMASKSGDTKETVAAAKYVKEKGATIVSVLGVDNSPLGELSDYSVVYKDGRPQEYVLYMLIGKMLENKGFFDDYKQFADELKNLPAALVSVGKASEPKARAYAEKYKDDPYQIWIGSGNLWGPTYSFAMCVLEESQWLRTKSVTSPEFFHGTIELVEKGVCVALNMTEGQTRKLDQRVKDFVGQYTDDFTVFDTADYELPGISDKFRWMLSPVVINAVLSRVSKNFEQIRNHSLDIRRYYRKVEY from the coding sequence ATGATGGTAAAGTTTGATGAAAATCAGATTTTGAAAAACGGAGAATATATTTATGCTCAGAGAGCAGAGATTGAAAAAATAGCAGATGCTGTTTGCGAGAAAGGGTTTGACAATATTTTGTTTACTTCTTCAGGAGGTTCACTTGCAATGATGCAGCCTTTTGATTACATGATTTCAGTAATGTCTAACCTGAATGTACAATCACAGATTTCAGCAGAACTTCTTGTTGAGGGAAATAATCATCTTACAGATAAGACATTAGTATTTATGGCATCAAAATCAGGCGATACAAAAGAGACAGTTGCTGCTGCTAAGTATGTAAAAGAAAAAGGAGCAACGATTGTGTCTGTTTTAGGAGTTGACAATTCGCCGCTGGGTGAGTTATCAGATTATTCAGTTGTATACAAAGATGGAAGACCACAAGAGTATGTTTTGTATATGCTAATTGGAAAAATGTTGGAAAATAAAGGATTCTTTGATGATTACAAACAGTTTGCAGATGAATTGAAGAATCTTCCGGCAGCCCTGGTATCGGTAGGAAAAGCAAGTGAGCCAAAAGCAAGAGCATATGCAGAGAAGTATAAAGATGATCCATATCAGATTTGGATTGGTTCAGGTAATTTGTGGGGACCTACATATTCATTTGCAATGTGTGTATTAGAGGAATCACAGTGGCTGAGAACAAAATCTGTAACATCTCCGGAATTTTTCCACGGAACAATTGAATTGGTGGAAAAAGGAGTTTGTGTAGCCTTAAATATGACAGAAGGACAGACTAGAAAATTGGATCAGCGAGTAAAAGATTTTGTAGGACAGTATACAGATGACTTTACAGTATTTGATACAGCAGATTATGAATTGCCTGGTATTAGTGACAAATTTAGATGGATGCTTTCTCCGGTTGTGATTAACGCGGTATTGTCCAGAGTGAGCAAGAATTTTGAACAAATTAGAAATCATTCACTTGATATTAGACGTTACTATAGAAAAGTAGAATATTAG
- a CDS encoding PTS system mannose/fructose/sorbose family transporter subunit IID has product MMTSNTAEQKNVIGKKELRSIFLRSLSLEYSWNYERQQNMGYCFAMLPAIKKIYQKKEDQIAAAKRHMEFFNTTPYISTAVFGISTAMEESNARNEDFDTSSINNVKVALMGPLAGIGDSMFWGTLRVIATGIGTSLAMQGSILGPLLFWLIFNVPAFAVRYICLKFGYKFGTSFLNKIEESGMMPKLTFGAAVLGLMVIGAMIPSMITVNIAGAIGSGDAAVKVQEILDGIMPNLVPFAMTLGIYGLLQKKVKVSWILIVLMVVGIVGALVGIF; this is encoded by the coding sequence ATGATGACTTCTAATACAGCAGAACAGAAGAATGTAATTGGAAAGAAGGAATTAAGATCAATCTTTTTACGTTCATTATCTTTGGAATACTCATGGAATTATGAGAGACAACAGAATATGGGATATTGTTTTGCAATGCTTCCTGCGATTAAAAAGATTTATCAGAAAAAAGAAGATCAGATAGCAGCAGCAAAACGCCACATGGAATTTTTTAATACAACACCATACATTTCAACGGCAGTGTTTGGAATTTCAACAGCAATGGAAGAGAGCAACGCTAGAAATGAAGATTTCGATACATCATCTATTAACAATGTAAAGGTTGCATTGATGGGACCATTAGCAGGTATTGGAGATTCTATGTTCTGGGGAACACTTCGAGTAATTGCAACAGGAATAGGTACATCCCTTGCTATGCAAGGTAGTATCCTAGGACCACTTTTATTTTGGCTTATATTCAACGTGCCGGCATTTGCAGTTCGATATATTTGCTTAAAATTCGGATATAAATTTGGAACAAGTTTTCTGAATAAAATTGAAGAATCAGGTATGATGCCTAAATTGACATTTGGTGCAGCGGTACTTGGACTTATGGTAATTGGTGCAATGATACCGAGTATGATAACGGTTAATATTGCTGGAGCTATCGGAAGTGGCGATGCAGCAGTAAAGGTACAGGAAATCTTAGATGGTATTATGCCAAACCTTGTTCCATTTGCAATGACATTAGGTATTTATGGGCTTTTGCAGAAAAAAGTCAAAGTTTCATGGATATTGATCGTACTTATGGTTGTAGGAATTGTTGGAGCACTTGTAGGTATTTTTTAA
- the nagB gene encoding glucosamine-6-phosphate deaminase → MRIIEAQDYKDMSRKAANVISAQMILKPESVIGLATGSTPIGVYDQLTEWYKKGDLDFSKIHTVNLDEYKGIDAENKQSYHYFMNQHLFSRVNIELQNTFVPDGMNENQNEECQRYEKLIAGLGGVDLQLLGLGHNGHIGFNEPAEVFVKQTHCVSLSEKTIQANQRFFESKEQVPKQAYTMGIGTIMSARKILIIISGEDKAEAVKKSFGEEISPHVPASILQLHHDVTVIADKAALSKLDI, encoded by the coding sequence ATGAGGATTATAGAAGCACAGGATTATAAAGATATGAGTAGAAAAGCAGCAAATGTTATTTCTGCACAAATGATATTAAAGCCGGAATCAGTCATAGGATTAGCAACAGGATCTACTCCGATAGGAGTTTATGACCAATTGACAGAATGGTATAAAAAAGGAGATTTAGATTTTTCGAAAATACATACAGTAAATTTGGATGAATATAAGGGGATTGATGCAGAAAATAAGCAGAGTTATCATTACTTTATGAATCAGCATTTATTTTCGAGAGTAAATATTGAACTACAGAATACATTTGTGCCAGACGGAATGAATGAGAATCAAAATGAGGAATGTCAAAGATATGAGAAACTAATTGCAGGTCTGGGTGGTGTTGATCTTCAGTTATTAGGGTTGGGACACAATGGTCATATTGGTTTTAATGAACCAGCTGAAGTTTTTGTAAAACAAACACACTGTGTTTCTTTATCAGAGAAAACAATTCAAGCAAATCAACGTTTTTTTGAATCAAAAGAACAGGTGCCGAAACAGGCATATACCATGGGAATAGGAACAATTATGTCAGCTAGAAAAATTCTCATTATTATTAGTGGAGAAGATAAAGCGGAGGCAGTGAAAAAATCGTTTGGAGAGGAGATATCGCCACATGTACCGGCATCAATACTTCAATTACATCATGATGTAACAGTGATTGCAGATAAAGCAGCATTGAGTAAATTAGATATTTGA
- a CDS encoding GntR family transcriptional regulator, with product MIKLNSAIPLYQQVAEDLKNRIEQGEFCSGQSIPSEAKLCEQYEVSRITIRNAIAELVEQEILVKYQGKGVFVRTPKISSSLTTFKGFTYFCQENHIKTYTKILENKVISANAVMAKKLELKDGEKLVYLKRLRHVNDRPVMIEHVYLPYSKYGFLSKIDMENCSLYEKITEKTGLQIEDNCYTSIMLETNITTEEEIVLMGLSEPDAVFVLTETVYMNTGNPLHITKQVLLGDYFKFFMSNKVNQLSMNWKKM from the coding sequence ATGATAAAATTAAATAGTGCGATACCACTGTATCAACAAGTGGCAGAAGATTTGAAAAATAGAATAGAACAAGGTGAGTTTTGTTCGGGACAATCTATTCCAAGTGAAGCAAAATTGTGTGAACAATACGAAGTTAGCAGAATTACAATTAGAAATGCAATTGCAGAACTGGTTGAACAAGAAATTTTAGTGAAATATCAAGGTAAGGGTGTGTTTGTACGTACACCTAAAATTTCCTCGAGTTTGACAACATTCAAAGGCTTCACATATTTTTGTCAAGAAAATCATATAAAAACTTATACAAAGATTCTTGAAAATAAAGTGATTTCAGCTAACGCGGTGATGGCAAAAAAATTAGAACTAAAAGATGGGGAAAAGCTTGTATATTTGAAGCGTCTACGACACGTAAATGATAGACCTGTTATGATAGAACATGTATATTTGCCATATTCGAAATATGGATTTCTTTCAAAAATAGATATGGAAAATTGTTCGCTTTATGAGAAAATAACAGAGAAAACAGGATTACAGATAGAAGATAATTGTTATACTTCGATTATGCTTGAAACTAATATAACAACAGAAGAAGAGATTGTTTTGATGGGACTTTCAGAACCTGATGCAGTGTTTGTATTAACAGAAACGGTTTATATGAATACAGGAAATCCTCTACATATTACAAAACAGGTACTTTTGGGGGATTATTTTAAATTTTTCATGTCAAATAAAGTAAATCAGTTATCGATGAATTGGAAAAAAATGTAA
- a CDS encoding PTS mannose/fructose/sorbose/N-acetylgalactosamine transporter subunit IIC: MLIQAILIGLIAMFVTFEWMFGTNLGSRPIITGMLVGLVMGDLKTGIILGATLEMVFIGSITLGAAVPPDVITGGILGAAFAISTGKGADVALALAFPIATLYLVVDNVLTLGILPFFLHKADNYIEKGDFKGMERMHILGGFVVKSLPRGIICAVAFYLGTPVMNRVLEAIPEFVQNGLVAAAGFIPALGIALLAQMILSKKTMVYFILGFALAAYLKIPMLGIAMMAGCLAVILVQMQGTQKVAVQEVEDDDF, encoded by the coding sequence ATGTTAATTCAGGCAATTCTAATAGGGTTGATTGCCATGTTTGTTACTTTTGAGTGGATGTTTGGAACAAACTTAGGATCACGTCCAATCATTACAGGAATGCTTGTTGGATTGGTTATGGGTGATTTGAAAACGGGAATCATTCTTGGTGCAACCCTTGAAATGGTATTTATTGGTTCTATTACACTTGGAGCAGCAGTTCCACCAGACGTAATCACAGGTGGTATTCTGGGTGCTGCATTTGCAATTTCAACGGGAAAAGGTGCAGATGTAGCACTGGCTCTGGCATTCCCAATTGCAACGTTATATTTGGTTGTTGACAATGTACTTACACTTGGAATACTTCCATTCTTTTTACATAAAGCGGATAACTATATAGAAAAAGGCGATTTTAAAGGAATGGAGCGAATGCATATACTAGGTGGATTTGTGGTGAAAAGTTTACCAAGAGGAATTATATGTGCAGTAGCATTTTATCTTGGAACACCAGTTATGAACCGAGTTCTTGAAGCGATTCCTGAGTTTGTTCAGAATGGACTTGTGGCAGCAGCAGGATTTATTCCGGCACTTGGAATTGCTCTGCTTGCACAGATGATTTTGTCTAAGAAAACAATGGTATATTTTATTCTTGGATTTGCATTAGCTGCTTACCTTAAGATTCCAATGCTTGGAATTGCAATGATGGCAGGATGTTTAGCAGTTATCCTTGTGCAGATGCAGGGAACACAGAAAGTAGCAGTACAGGAGGTGGAAGATGATGACTTCTAA
- a CDS encoding Cof-type HAD-IIB family hydrolase translates to MKYKVLVLDLDGTLTNSKKKITDYTKKILLNLQKKGVHIVLASGRPEYGIWPLARELELEKYGGYILAFNGGKIVECSTKKTIFERTIEYSYVQEIYEQVKDKKVALLTYENDSLITETPKDFYVEKESFINKMKIKGVEDFIQYISFPITKCLITGDGTYLERLEKKLQEYFKDELSIYRSEPFFLEIMPPLIDKAKSLEKLLRYLDCSRKEMVACGDGLNDLTMIEYAGIGVAMDNAQPVLKEKSDFVTLSNDQDGVAEAVKHFWKEIA, encoded by the coding sequence ATGAAATATAAAGTTCTTGTTCTTGATTTAGATGGAACATTAACAAATTCAAAGAAAAAAATTACAGATTATACTAAGAAAATATTATTAAATTTACAAAAAAAAGGAGTACATATTGTACTTGCTTCAGGTCGTCCAGAATATGGAATCTGGCCGTTAGCAAGAGAGTTAGAATTAGAAAAATATGGTGGCTATATTCTAGCGTTTAATGGAGGAAAGATTGTAGAGTGCAGTACAAAAAAAACAATATTTGAACGAACAATAGAATATTCGTATGTTCAAGAAATTTATGAGCAGGTAAAGGATAAAAAAGTAGCACTTCTCACATATGAAAATGATTCGTTGATAACAGAAACGCCGAAAGATTTTTATGTAGAAAAAGAATCTTTTATTAATAAGATGAAAATAAAAGGGGTAGAAGATTTTATACAATATATTTCCTTCCCAATTACAAAATGTCTTATTACAGGTGATGGAACATATTTAGAAAGATTAGAGAAAAAATTACAAGAATATTTTAAAGATGAGTTAAGTATATATCGATCCGAACCATTTTTCCTGGAAATTATGCCACCTTTAATTGATAAAGCAAAATCTTTAGAAAAACTCTTGCGATATCTGGATTGTTCTCGAAAAGAGATGGTAGCATGTGGAGATGGGCTAAATGATCTTACGATGATTGAATATGCAGGAATAGGTGTGGCAATGGATAATGCACAACCAGTGCTAAAAGAAAAATCTGATTTTGTTACACTTTCGAATGATCAAGATGGTGTTGCTGAGGCCGTAAAACATTTTTGGAAAGAAATCGCATGA
- a CDS encoding PfkB family carbohydrate kinase — MKIAGIGDNVIDRYMNMGIMFPGGNAVNVAAHAALLGAEAAYVGSIGADREGKILKNALESLGVDLSQCIFDPEATTKKCDVNVIDGERHYIGCDLGTKWAHTTTIRTEEVEYLKTFDVIHTSCNAKLHEDVYKLKDLTGMVTFDFSVKDKYRTEEFLNMTCPYLELGQFSCDHMEEPEIQELLKKVYAHGCKNVIATMGGRGQIFYNGSEFIKGKVYFVEPVDTMGAGDSYLAALIVSLLKKGWKKGVVLQADVIKAAMDDAAHYSSDNCLREGGFGFKNQIEE, encoded by the coding sequence ATGAAAATAGCAGGAATCGGCGATAATGTAATAGATCGTTATATGAATATGGGGATTATGTTCCCAGGTGGGAATGCAGTTAACGTTGCTGCTCATGCAGCACTTCTTGGCGCAGAGGCTGCATATGTAGGAAGCATCGGAGCAGACAGAGAAGGGAAAATATTGAAAAATGCTTTGGAAAGTTTAGGAGTAGATTTATCTCAATGTATCTTTGATCCGGAAGCAACAACAAAAAAATGTGATGTGAATGTAATTGATGGTGAAAGACATTATATAGGATGTGATTTGGGGACAAAATGGGCACATACAACGACAATTCGTACAGAAGAGGTGGAATATCTAAAAACTTTTGACGTGATCCATACAAGTTGTAATGCCAAATTGCATGAAGATGTATATAAATTAAAAGATTTAACAGGAATGGTGACCTTTGATTTTTCAGTAAAAGATAAATATCGTACAGAAGAGTTTTTAAATATGACATGTCCATACTTGGAATTGGGACAATTTTCCTGCGACCATATGGAAGAACCAGAAATACAGGAACTATTAAAAAAAGTTTATGCGCATGGGTGCAAAAATGTAATTGCGACTATGGGTGGCCGTGGACAGATTTTTTACAATGGAAGCGAATTTATAAAAGGAAAAGTCTATTTTGTAGAACCTGTTGACACAATGGGAGCAGGTGATTCTTATCTTGCGGCATTGATTGTATCTTTGCTGAAAAAAGGATGGAAAAAGGGCGTTGTTTTGCAGGCAGATGTGATCAAGGCAGCCATGGATGATGCAGCACATTATTCATCAGACAACTGCTTGCGAGAGGGTGGCTTTGGGTTTAAAAATCAGATTGAGGAATAG
- a CDS encoding HAD family hydrolase: MKYIIFDLDGTLSRTDKFMIPSIELAMEKMNIPVWTEDAIRCTIGEPVEVTNLKFFGQKKSEEADNFWKLVSGYYRTIFHNSVEEYEGVGDMLDSLHERGYKTAVCSNADEEYIEEVLDKLDLREKIDRVRPIIPGKGKVESLARFLQDENPEFAILVGDRCYDFEAAQANRILFVACKYGCGTEEELKMADYSINEPRELLDILNEIKKFLKN; encoded by the coding sequence ATGAAATATATTATTTTTGATTTAGATGGAACATTGAGTCGAACAGATAAATTTATGATTCCATCAATTGAATTGGCAATGGAAAAAATGAATATACCAGTTTGGACAGAAGATGCTATTCGCTGCACGATAGGTGAACCGGTAGAAGTGACCAATCTCAAATTTTTTGGACAGAAAAAAAGCGAAGAAGCGGATAATTTCTGGAAATTAGTATCTGGTTATTATAGAACAATATTTCATAATTCTGTTGAGGAATATGAAGGTGTAGGAGATATGCTGGATTCTCTTCATGAAAGAGGATATAAAACAGCAGTATGCTCAAACGCCGATGAAGAGTATATAGAAGAGGTATTGGACAAACTTGATTTGCGTGAAAAAATAGATCGAGTAAGACCTATTATTCCAGGAAAAGGAAAAGTGGAATCATTAGCCCGTTTTTTACAGGATGAAAATCCAGAGTTCGCAATATTAGTAGGTGACAGGTGTTATGACTTTGAAGCAGCGCAGGCAAATCGTATTTTGTTTGTTGCCTGTAAATATGGATGTGGAACAGAGGAAGAGCTGAAAATGGCAGATTATTCCATAAATGAGCCACGGGAACTATTGGATATTTTGAATGAAATAAAAAAATTTTTAAAAAATTAA
- a CDS encoding PTS sugar transporter subunit IIA yields MNKILLASHGPLANGMKKTAEFLMGQNENVETLCAYVDEKSKDLPEMIEKWMNERNPEDQWVVITDIFGGSINNEFMIRAQEGGYWLIAGMNLPLVLSLWYETENLTEKQLETNISEASEGIVLCNKLLSKDKIEEDDEF; encoded by the coding sequence ATGAACAAAATATTGCTTGCTAGTCATGGGCCCTTGGCAAACGGAATGAAAAAGACAGCGGAATTTTTAATGGGGCAAAATGAAAATGTAGAAACTCTATGTGCATATGTAGATGAAAAATCTAAAGATCTTCCGGAAATGATAGAAAAGTGGATGAATGAAAGAAATCCAGAAGACCAGTGGGTTGTTATCACAGATATATTTGGAGGGAGCATCAATAATGAATTTATGATAAGAGCACAAGAGGGGGGATATTGGCTAATAGCAGGAATGAATCTCCCATTAGTTCTTAGTTTGTGGTATGAAACGGAAAATTTGACAGAGAAACAACTGGAAACTAATATTTCAGAAGCAAGTGAAGGTATTGTTTTATGTAATAAGTTATTGTCTAAGGATAAAATAGAGGAAGACGATGAATTTTAA
- a CDS encoding PTS sugar transporter subunit IIB, whose amino-acid sequence MIKLLRVDHRLLHGQVAMAWTQSLDSDCILIANDAVVNDNIRKTTMKLAKPNGVKLVMKNIEDSITALNAGVTDKYKLFIVVESIEDAYRLAKGHAGIRSINLGGCKPREDIVKTLYKTIPVTARDEEMLKELLNDGIEIEIRQVPGEQKVKVSENM is encoded by the coding sequence ATGATTAAATTATTAAGAGTAGATCACAGATTATTACATGGTCAGGTCGCTATGGCGTGGACACAATCGTTAGATTCAGATTGCATTTTAATTGCAAATGATGCGGTTGTGAATGATAACATTCGGAAAACAACAATGAAACTGGCTAAGCCAAATGGGGTGAAGCTCGTTATGAAAAATATTGAAGATTCCATCACTGCATTAAATGCAGGTGTTACAGATAAATATAAATTATTTATCGTTGTAGAGAGTATTGAGGATGCATATCGATTGGCCAAAGGACATGCGGGAATACGCTCTATCAATCTTGGCGGTTGTAAGCCAAGGGAGGACATTGTTAAGACACTTTATAAGACAATTCCAGTTACTGCCCGGGATGAGGAAATGTTAAAAGAGTTGTTAAATGATGGGATTGAAATTGAAATCAGGCAGGTGCCTGGTGAACAGAAAGTAAAAGTATCAGAGAACATGTGA
- the pfkA gene encoding 6-phosphofructokinase yields MKKIGVLTSGGDAPGMNAAIRAVVKTAIANGIQPIGFIKGYNGILEKNYHVMDRESVSGIIHSGGTILKTARCMEFYEAAYREKAFQNAKEIGLDGLVVIGGDGSYRGAGYLSELGLPCIGVPGTIDNDIASTEYTIGYDTAMNTVVECVDKLNDTCQSHERCSVVEVMGRHAGHIALNTGIATGAVQIITEEIPTPIDEVVENIKKIRESGKDHFIVIVSEGYGNPVEIATQIQEKTGIDSRATILGHVQRGGNPTLKDRVNATRMGYYAVKLLEEGKTNRVVALQQGNLVDYDIQEALKMKKPLDMDLYNMMMEISF; encoded by the coding sequence ATGAAAAAAATAGGAGTACTTACTAGTGGTGGAGATGCTCCGGGAATGAACGCGGCAATTCGTGCGGTTGTAAAAACGGCAATTGCAAATGGAATTCAACCGATAGGGTTTATTAAAGGATATAATGGGATTCTTGAAAAAAATTATCATGTTATGGACAGAGAAAGCGTTTCGGGAATAATCCATTCGGGAGGAACTATTTTAAAAACAGCAAGATGTATGGAGTTTTATGAAGCTGCATATCGCGAAAAAGCATTTCAAAATGCAAAAGAAATTGGATTAGATGGATTGGTCGTAATAGGAGGAGATGGTTCATATCGAGGAGCAGGATATTTGTCAGAATTAGGTTTGCCATGTATTGGGGTTCCAGGAACAATAGATAATGATATTGCTTCAACAGAATATACAATTGGATATGATACAGCAATGAATACTGTAGTAGAATGTGTAGACAAATTAAATGATACGTGTCAGTCACATGAACGGTGTAGCGTAGTCGAAGTGATGGGAAGACATGCAGGACATATTGCATTAAATACAGGTATTGCAACAGGAGCTGTTCAGATTATCACAGAAGAGATTCCTACCCCAATTGATGAAGTTGTAGAAAATATCAAAAAAATTCGTGAGTCAGGAAAAGACCATTTTATTGTTATTGTTTCAGAAGGGTACGGAAACCCTGTAGAAATAGCCACGCAGATTCAGGAAAAAACAGGAATTGATAGTCGTGCCACAATATTAGGACATGTTCAAAGAGGTGGAAATCCGACATTGAAAGATAGGGTAAATGCAACTCGCATGGGATATTATGCAGTGAAGCTTCTTGAAGAGGGCAAAACCAATCGTGTAGTTGCTTTGCAACAGGGAAATCTAGTAGATTATGATATCCAAGAAGCTCTGAAGATGAAGAAACCATTGGATATGGATTTATATAATATGATGATGGAAATTAGCTTTTAA
- a CDS encoding GntR family transcriptional regulator, producing the protein MGKNNNINPDSMIPMYKQIVNLLNEKIEKGELKPGDKLPSEAELMEAYSVSRITIRSAISELEEDGLVIRSRGKGTFIASKKAMYSADDTVGFTHSCQQEGKQATTKVVDVSWIYPTMSDTQYLDIEEDTTILCTKRLRFVDDVPTMIETNHYGKGFSFLEGEDLNQSLYDILQKHKITLGKSIRTLEVVYANAQEASLLNIKKGEALLLFTDKHQDEKGKPLFVSKQVYCTERLKFYL; encoded by the coding sequence ATGGGAAAAAATAACAACATAAATCCAGACAGTATGATTCCGATGTATAAGCAAATAGTGAATCTATTAAATGAAAAAATTGAAAAAGGTGAATTAAAACCTGGAGATAAGCTTCCATCAGAGGCTGAACTAATGGAGGCATATTCTGTAAGTAGAATAACCATTCGTTCAGCAATCAGTGAGTTAGAAGAAGATGGTCTCGTAATCAGATCTCGAGGAAAAGGGACTTTTATTGCATCTAAGAAAGCTATGTATTCGGCAGATGATACGGTTGGATTTACACATTCATGTCAGCAGGAGGGAAAACAAGCTACTACAAAAGTGGTGGATGTGTCATGGATATATCCGACGATGTCAGACACACAATATCTAGATATAGAAGAGGATACAACGATTTTATGCACAAAGCGTTTACGCTTTGTAGATGATGTTCCTACAATGATTGAAACCAACCATTATGGAAAAGGATTCTCGTTTTTGGAAGGAGAAGATTTAAACCAGTCGTTGTATGATATTTTACAAAAACATAAAATTACACTTGGAAAAAGCATCCGTACATTAGAAGTTGTATATGCAAATGCTCAGGAAGCAAGTTTATTGAATATAAAAAAGGGAGAAGCATTGTTACTTTTTACAGATAAGCATCAAGATGAAAAAGGAAAACCATTGTTTGTATCAAAACAAGTGTATTGTACAGAACGATTAAAATTCTATCTTTAA